From Oscillatoria sp. FACHB-1407, a single genomic window includes:
- a CDS encoding Uma2 family endonuclease, whose amino-acid sequence MSQLQLTPKSQVIYPDSDGKPMADNTKQFRWIVVIQQNLEWLFADNPTVFVAGDLLWYPVEGEPGICAAPDTLVVFGRPKGDRGSYKQWEEDGIPPQVVFEIRSPGNSQTELNKKQVFYNRYGVEEYYLYDPDNNDLSGWVRSGDNLDVIDPIANWISPRLQIRFDLSGEELQLFRPDNQPFLSYVEIARHLEQTEQQLEQERQRADQERQRADQAEQRAANLAERLRALGIDPEQI is encoded by the coding sequence ATGTCTCAACTCCAACTCACTCCTAAATCCCAGGTCATTTACCCCGACAGCGATGGTAAGCCGATGGCGGATAACACTAAGCAGTTTCGCTGGATTGTGGTGATTCAGCAGAATTTGGAGTGGTTATTTGCAGATAATCCAACGGTTTTTGTCGCTGGGGATCTCCTCTGGTATCCCGTTGAGGGTGAGCCTGGAATTTGTGCAGCCCCAGACACACTTGTTGTCTTTGGTAGACCCAAAGGCGATCGTGGTTCTTATAAGCAGTGGGAGGAAGACGGCATTCCACCACAGGTTGTGTTTGAAATTCGCTCTCCTGGAAACTCACAAACTGAGCTAAATAAGAAGCAGGTGTTTTATAACCGCTATGGAGTTGAGGAATATTATCTGTACGACCCTGACAACAATGATTTGAGCGGTTGGGTGCGTTCAGGAGACAACCTTGATGTGATTGACCCGATCGCCAATTGGATCAGCCCTCGCTTGCAAATCCGGTTTGATCTGTCAGGCGAAGAATTGCAACTATTTCGTCCCGATAACCAACCGTTTTTGAGCTATGTTGAAATTGCTCGACATCTTGAGCAAACAGAACAACAGCTGGAGCAAGAACGACAACGGGCTGACCAAGAACGACAACGGGCTGACCAAGCAGAACAACGAGCCGCAAACTTAGCAGAACGGTTGCGGGCACTGGGAATCGATCCAGAGCAAATTTAA
- a CDS encoding urease accessory protein UreD: MNYPTLTHPTTLTQATTTGWHGSLQLEFARDPRGTHLTRSFVQAPLKVQRPFYPEGDEVCHLVTLHTAGGVVGGDRLSLDVTLHPQAHTLITTAAAGKVYRSNGQTAQQTVQIRVAESACLEWLPQETIVFDGAQYQQDVRIDLAENALWLGWELTRLGRTARGEQFLSGMWRSRTQVWQNDQPIWIDPQRVEGGSEMLTSLHGLAGCPVIGSFAVVGRSLSPEIVEKARSLWQPGTGAINRASSPLPTPHSPLPQIGVTRLTSGMLCRYRGHSTLEARRWFTQVWHLVRSELLNRPGCNPRVW, translated from the coding sequence GTGAACTACCCCACTTTGACGCATCCAACGACTCTGACCCAAGCTACGACTACAGGTTGGCACGGTAGCCTTCAACTAGAGTTTGCCCGTGACCCACGCGGAACTCACCTGACTCGTAGCTTTGTTCAGGCTCCGCTCAAGGTGCAGCGACCATTTTACCCAGAGGGGGATGAGGTCTGTCATCTAGTGACCCTGCATACGGCGGGTGGTGTGGTGGGGGGCGATCGCCTGTCGCTCGATGTTACGCTGCATCCTCAAGCCCATACGTTGATAACCACCGCCGCCGCAGGAAAGGTCTACCGCAGCAACGGTCAAACGGCACAGCAAACGGTGCAAATTCGAGTGGCGGAATCTGCCTGCTTAGAATGGTTGCCACAGGAAACGATTGTGTTTGATGGGGCGCAGTATCAGCAGGACGTGCGAATTGACTTGGCGGAGAATGCGTTGTGGTTGGGCTGGGAGCTAACTCGTTTGGGACGAACTGCACGAGGGGAACAGTTTTTGAGTGGCATGTGGCGATCGCGCACTCAAGTCTGGCAAAACGACCAACCCATCTGGATCGACCCACAACGGGTTGAGGGTGGTTCAGAGATGTTGACCAGCTTGCATGGATTGGCAGGATGCCCGGTGATTGGTAGCTTTGCTGTCGTGGGGCGATCGCTCTCCCCCGAAATCGTCGAAAAAGCCCGATCCCTCTGGCAACCTGGTACAGGCGCGATTAATCGTGCCTCTTCCCCACTCCCCACTCCCCACTCCCCACTCCCTCAGATTGGAGTCACTCGCCTCACGTCTGGAATGCTCTGTCGCTATCGCGGACACTCCACCCTGGAAGCTCGACGTTGGTTTACTCAGGTTTGGCATCTGGTGCGATCGGAGTTGCTGAACCGTCCGGGTTGTAACCCTCGCGTGTGGTAG